From the genome of Geminocystis herdmanii PCC 6308, one region includes:
- a CDS encoding CusA/CzcA family heavy metal efflux RND transporter, producing the protein MLNSLLNQILKNSIAQRWFIVIAAIFVTVWGVISVTQMPLDVFPEFAPPQVDIHTEATGLAPEEVEAQITVPIESAVNGLPGVTTVRSSSKVGLSMVHVVFDQTADIYKARQAVTERLQQVTSQLPEGTHTPEISPLVSPLGTILQYAFTINGQGQTSLMDLRRLVETTLSNQILSVAGVSQVTIYGGDEKQEQVLVNPDKLKSLNVSLNEVTEATRGSNSNAPGGFLIGGGQELLIRGIGQVKSIEDLQQSVVKVQGDKPILLKDVAEVKTASVLKRGDASFNGQPAVVLMINKQPDVDTPTVTKGVERVIESLQGTFPADVQIARTFRQANFIDSAIRNVSGSLLQGIIIVSVVMLLFLMNWRTAIITLSAIPLSLLIGLMLMKAFGLEINTMTLGGLVVAIGSVVDDSIVDMENCYRGLRKNQAQGDPKHPFQVVYDTSVEVRLAVIFSTVIIIVVFAPIFSLTGVEGRIFAPMGFAYLLSIVASTLVAMTLSPALCAILLANQRLPQEGTFISRLAERLYRPLLNIALKAPQLILGIALASLVATMAIAPSLGRVFLPEFQEKSMVNSMVLFPGVSLDMTNRAGMVLSKSLESNPLYEWVQVRAGRAPGDADGAGVSMAHVDVELSDLALKNREASVQQLREEFLKLPGVAPNIGGFISHRMDEVLSGVRSAIAVKIFGSDLVELRKIGEQVRDAIAPIEGVVDLQLEPQLPIRQVQIHYDRMAAANYGLTMSAISEVVETALNGQIVSQVPENQQLVNIIVGLPESARNNLDAIRAIPLKTPTGDIIPLETVAKVEYGMGANVVNREDVSRLIVVSTNVAERDLGSVVGDIQKAIREKVQLPNGYFIQYGGQFEAEQNATNNLLLYSILAAVVIMILMFFSVKSFPATIAIMINLPLALVGGIASIMLTGGVISIASLIGFITLFGVAVRNGLLLVDNYNQKFSQDIPVKVVVYKGSLERVNAILMTALTSALGMLPLAMASGAGNEILQPLAIVVLGGLFTSTALTLLVIPALYAQFGKWLVPKSQGNKGEINDCISTEIRIPVKSEQ; encoded by the coding sequence ATGCTCAACTCATTACTCAATCAAATATTAAAAAATTCCATCGCCCAAAGATGGTTTATCGTTATCGCCGCTATTTTTGTTACCGTCTGGGGTGTCATTAGTGTCACTCAAATGCCCTTAGATGTTTTTCCTGAATTTGCCCCACCCCAAGTAGATATTCACACCGAAGCGACAGGATTAGCACCAGAAGAAGTGGAAGCCCAAATAACTGTACCCATTGAAAGTGCGGTTAATGGTTTGCCCGGTGTTACTACTGTTCGATCGTCCTCTAAGGTAGGATTATCAATGGTACACGTTGTATTTGACCAAACTGCTGATATTTATAAAGCGAGACAAGCCGTAACAGAAAGATTGCAACAGGTAACAAGTCAATTACCCGAAGGCACTCATACCCCAGAAATTTCGCCTTTAGTATCTCCATTAGGGACTATTTTACAATACGCTTTCACTATTAACGGACAAGGGCAAACATCATTAATGGATTTACGCCGTTTAGTGGAAACTACCCTCAGCAATCAAATTTTATCTGTAGCAGGAGTTTCTCAAGTTACTATTTACGGTGGTGATGAAAAACAAGAGCAAGTTTTAGTCAATCCAGATAAATTAAAATCTCTCAATGTTTCCCTCAATGAAGTCACGGAAGCCACAAGGGGTTCAAATTCTAACGCACCCGGTGGTTTTTTAATCGGTGGTGGGCAAGAATTGTTAATTAGAGGTATTGGGCAAGTTAAATCTATTGAAGATTTACAGCAGTCAGTGGTGAAAGTGCAAGGTGACAAGCCCATTTTGCTGAAAGATGTGGCGGAGGTGAAAACTGCTTCAGTTTTAAAACGGGGAGATGCTAGTTTTAATGGACAACCTGCGGTAGTGTTGATGATTAACAAGCAACCCGATGTGGATACTCCCACTGTCACGAAAGGTGTAGAAAGGGTAATTGAGTCTTTACAAGGCACTTTTCCTGCGGATGTGCAAATAGCGAGAACTTTTCGCCAAGCAAATTTCATTGATTCTGCTATTCGTAATGTTAGTGGTTCGTTACTTCAGGGGATTATTATTGTTTCTGTGGTAATGCTCTTATTTTTGATGAATTGGCGCACGGCAATTATTACCCTCAGTGCCATTCCTTTATCTCTTTTGATTGGCTTAATGTTGATGAAAGCCTTTGGTTTAGAGATTAATACCATGACTTTAGGGGGATTGGTAGTTGCGATCGGATCTGTGGTGGATGATTCCATTGTGGATATGGAAAATTGCTATCGTGGGTTACGCAAAAATCAAGCTCAAGGTGATCCAAAACACCCTTTTCAGGTGGTTTATGATACCTCTGTGGAAGTGCGATTAGCCGTAATTTTTTCGACGGTAATTATTATCGTGGTGTTTGCTCCTATTTTCAGTTTAACGGGGGTAGAAGGACGTATTTTTGCCCCGATGGGTTTTGCTTATCTTCTATCCATTGTGGCTTCTACGTTGGTGGCTATGACTCTTTCTCCTGCTTTATGTGCCATTTTATTAGCTAACCAAAGATTACCTCAAGAGGGTACTTTCATCTCCCGTTTAGCAGAAAGACTTTACCGCCCTTTGTTAAATATTGCTCTGAAAGCACCTCAATTAATTTTAGGCATTGCCCTTGCTTCTTTGGTGGCAACAATGGCGATCGCACCTTCTTTGGGAAGGGTATTTTTACCTGAATTTCAAGAAAAATCGATGGTTAACTCTATGGTGTTATTCCCCGGTGTTTCCCTTGATATGACTAATCGAGCAGGAATGGTACTTTCTAAATCATTAGAAAGTAATCCGTTGTATGAATGGGTACAAGTAAGAGCGGGAAGAGCTCCGGGGGATGCCGATGGTGCTGGAGTAAGTATGGCTCACGTTGACGTAGAATTAAGCGATTTAGCCTTAAAAAATCGGGAGGCAAGTGTGCAACAGTTACGGGAGGAGTTTCTCAAGTTGCCCGGTGTTGCCCCTAATATTGGAGGTTTTATTTCCCACCGTATGGATGAGGTATTATCAGGGGTAAGAAGTGCCATCGCCGTTAAAATTTTTGGCTCTGATTTAGTTGAATTGCGTAAAATCGGTGAACAAGTAAGAGATGCCATCGCACCCATAGAAGGAGTAGTGGACTTGCAATTAGAACCCCAATTACCCATTCGTCAAGTACAAATTCATTATGACAGAATGGCGGCGGCGAACTATGGTTTAACCATGTCGGCAATTTCGGAAGTGGTAGAAACGGCTTTAAATGGTCAAATTGTCTCTCAAGTCCCCGAAAATCAGCAATTAGTTAACATTATCGTAGGTTTACCCGAATCTGCTCGGAATAACTTAGATGCTATTCGTGCCATTCCCCTTAAAACCCCGACAGGAGATATAATTCCCTTAGAAACCGTTGCTAAAGTAGAATATGGCATGGGTGCGAATGTGGTTAACAGGGAAGATGTATCTCGTTTAATTGTTGTCTCTACCAATGTCGCCGAGCGTGATTTAGGTAGTGTTGTCGGTGATATTCAAAAGGCTATCCGAGAAAAAGTTCAATTACCTAACGGTTATTTTATCCAATACGGTGGACAATTTGAAGCCGAACAAAATGCCACTAATAACTTACTCCTTTATAGCATTTTGGCGGCGGTAGTTATTATGATTCTCATGTTTTTCTCCGTCAAATCCTTCCCTGCTACCATTGCCATTATGATTAACTTACCGTTAGCTTTAGTGGGGGGTATCGCTTCCATTATGTTAACTGGTGGAGTAATTTCGATCGCATCTTTAATCGGTTTTATTACTCTTTTTGGTGTGGCGGTGCGTAATGGACTACTATTAGTGGATAACTATAACCAGAAATTTAGCCAAGATATTCCCGTGAAAGTGGTAGTGTATAAAGGCTCTTTAGAAAGGGTAAACGCTATTTTAATGACAGCTTTAACCTCTGCTTTGGGAATGTTACCTTTAGCTATGGCTAGTGGTGCAGGTAATGAAATATTACAACCGTTGGCGATCGTGGTTTTGGGAGGTTTATTTACTTCTACTGCCTTAACTTTATTGGTGATACCTGCCCTTTATGCCCAATTTGGTAAATGGTTAGTGCCTAAATCACAAGGAAATAAAGGAGAAATTAATGATTGTATTTCAACAGAAATCAGAATCCCTGTCAAATCAGAACAATAA
- the rppA gene encoding two-component system response regulator RppA: MRILLVEDEEDLGLAIKQVLVSEKYIVDWVMDGELAWDYLENSWADYSVAIFDWLVPNLSGLELCQRLRSHKNPLPVLMLTALGDAQSRVTGLDSGADDYLVKPFIMDELLARLRALQRRTPQFTSPNLTVGNFTLDYGNNSLIYSVVELPQIIPLTVKEFQIFAYLMQNSDRIISGSKIRDQLWDFDSETVSNVVAAQMRLLRRKLAHYGCHCPIETIKGQGYRFISTHPL, from the coding sequence ATGCGGATTTTATTAGTAGAAGACGAGGAAGATTTAGGATTAGCCATTAAACAAGTTTTAGTTAGTGAAAAATATATCGTTGACTGGGTAATGGATGGTGAATTAGCGTGGGATTATCTTGAAAATTCATGGGCGGATTATTCGGTAGCTATCTTTGATTGGCTTGTACCTAATTTGTCAGGGCTGGAATTATGCCAAAGACTGCGATCGCACAAAAATCCTTTACCCGTATTGATGTTAACAGCTTTGGGTGATGCTCAATCCCGTGTTACTGGCTTAGATAGTGGTGCAGATGATTATTTGGTTAAACCTTTTATTATGGATGAATTGTTAGCAAGATTAAGAGCATTACAAAGACGAACGCCCCAATTTACCTCACCTAATTTAACCGTAGGTAATTTTACCCTTGATTATGGTAATAACTCCTTAATTTATAGCGTTGTTGAACTTCCCCAAATCATTCCCTTAACGGTTAAAGAATTTCAAATTTTCGCTTATTTAATGCAGAATAGCGATCGCATCATCTCAGGAAGTAAAATTAGAGATCAATTGTGGGATTTTGACTCGGAAACCGTCAGCAATGTTGTAGCGGCTCAAATGCGTTTATTACGGCGTAAATTAGCCCATTATGGTTGCCATTGTCCCATTGAAACCATCAAAGGTCAAGGTTATCGTTTTATTAGCACTCACCCGTTATAA
- a CDS encoding DUF3782 domain-containing protein — MTTTADDVWQLLAELATAQKETERRFQETDRQIKQVNQQLGKLGNRLGEFVEWQVRPSVVRLFRERGVNVHELQSDVSVKRIDGGLEIDLLVVNETEVVLVEVKSKLSQRDVDEHLERLEKFKRLMPRYQNMKALGAVAAMIVTDEVANYAYSQGLFVLAQSGESMVILNSLEFQPKSW, encoded by the coding sequence ATGACAACAACAGCAGATGATGTTTGGCAATTGTTAGCAGAGTTAGCCACTGCCCAAAAAGAGACAGAAAGACGTTTTCAAGAAACCGATCGACAAATCAAACAAGTAAATCAACAGTTAGGGAAACTGGGTAATCGTTTGGGGGAATTTGTGGAGTGGCAAGTACGCCCGTCAGTGGTACGTTTATTTAGAGAGCGGGGGGTTAATGTTCATGAGTTACAATCAGATGTTTCGGTAAAAAGAATCGATGGTGGTTTAGAAATTGATTTGTTGGTGGTAAATGAGACGGAAGTGGTGTTAGTAGAAGTCAAAAGTAAATTAAGTCAAAGGGATGTGGATGAACATTTGGAGCGTTTAGAGAAGTTTAAACGATTAATGCCAAGGTATCAAAATATGAAAGCATTAGGAGCAGTCGCCGCTATGATAGTTACAGATGAGGTGGCAAATTATGCTTATAGTCAAGGATTGTTTGTACTTGCTCAAAGTGGAGAAAGTATGGTTATTCTTAATTCCCTTGAGTTTCAACCGAAAAGTTGGTAA
- a CDS encoding helix-turn-helix domain-containing protein, with translation MGKQDIMSPRKLSEDDRQEILDLYRTTEETTSTLAVRFGVSSSTVSRFLKNSLSDLEYEDLIQEKRLARTTKSNLEKDAQETLKLSSEDPKEIESREEIQGTEIDHQGVLVIGNEDIEPIEEIQDNEIGPEEVFGMDKKDINVMGKIQNEVEEIEISEMKSDMSSNYDKPLLKIKEEITTPSMTENHPQEIISGFENPMADSQEEFNESEDLVIIDEDDEDDLDSVNDVAAMFGEDMDDDDDDDDDDDDDDDDIESFSHKPNISSQKLQVLPLNRAVFPKVCYLVIDRYSELVTKPLREFADLGDIPPQETLQRTLPVFDNHRVAKRFCDAKGTLSARKGKVIKVPDGKILQKTSSHLHAKGISRILMDGKIYSLIY, from the coding sequence ATGGGTAAACAAGACATTATGAGTCCGAGAAAATTGTCTGAAGACGATCGTCAAGAAATCCTCGATTTATACCGCACAACGGAGGAAACCACTTCTACTTTAGCGGTTCGTTTTGGCGTGAGCAGTTCCACGGTAAGTCGTTTTCTCAAAAATAGTTTATCGGATTTAGAATATGAAGATTTAATTCAAGAAAAACGTCTTGCTCGAACCACTAAATCTAATTTAGAAAAAGATGCTCAGGAAACATTAAAACTTTCATCTGAAGACCCTAAAGAGATAGAATCGAGAGAGGAAATACAAGGCACTGAAATAGATCATCAAGGCGTATTAGTGATAGGCAATGAAGATATAGAACCCATAGAAGAAATACAAGATAATGAAATAGGACCAGAAGAAGTATTTGGAATGGACAAAAAAGATATAAATGTCATGGGAAAAATACAAAATGAGGTGGAGGAAATTGAGATTTCCGAAATGAAATCTGATATGTCATCAAATTATGATAAACCTCTTTTGAAAATTAAGGAAGAAATAACTACCCCCTCTATGACAGAAAATCATCCTCAAGAAATCATTTCTGGTTTTGAGAATCCCATGGCAGATAGTCAAGAAGAATTTAACGAATCGGAAGATTTAGTCATTATTGATGAAGATGATGAAGATGATTTAGATTCTGTTAATGACGTAGCGGCAATGTTTGGGGAGGATATGGATGATGATGATGATGACGATGATGATGATGATGACGATGATGATGACATAGAATCTTTTAGTCATAAACCGAATATTTCTTCTCAAAAGTTACAGGTTTTACCTTTAAATAGAGCTGTTTTTCCGAAAGTTTGTTATCTGGTGATCGATCGATATTCTGAATTAGTTACGAAACCCTTAAGAGAATTTGCTGATTTAGGGGATATTCCTCCTCAAGAAACTTTACAACGAACTTTACCTGTATTTGATAATCACCGAGTCGCTAAACGATTTTGTGATGCTAAAGGCACACTGAGCGCTCGAAAAGGAAAAGTAATCAAAGTACCCGATGGTAAAATTTTACAAAAAACCTCCTCTCATTTACACGCTAAGGGTATTAGTCGTATTTTGATGGATGGCAAAATCTACTCTTTAATTTATTAA
- the dmeF gene encoding CDF family Co(II)/Ni(II) efflux transporter DmeF produces MHKETLEKWQHPHHFILDNQKGEKKTQIVMALTAITMIVEIITGMLSGSMALLADGWHMATHVGAFAITLFTYQYARKNLYNPKYTFGTGKVGVLGGFANAVALGVIALVMILESGIRLLNPNTILFNEAIAVAILGLIVNLISALLLQDDHDHHHDQDHHNHHDHNLQAAYLHVLADALTSVLAIVALFTGKYLDWVWMDALMGVVGAGVIAKWAYDLIQDTGLILLDGTADKKTRLAIIDAIEADSDNQVADLHLWYLSQNHLSAMISVVTHYPQPPEYYKQLLRYIPNLTHILIEVNRCDGEPCFSEKLTYVTH; encoded by the coding sequence ATGCACAAAGAAACTTTAGAAAAATGGCAACACCCCCACCATTTTATTTTAGATAATCAAAAAGGTGAGAAAAAAACGCAAATAGTCATGGCTTTAACTGCTATCACCATGATTGTCGAAATTATTACAGGAATGCTATCTGGATCTATGGCTTTATTAGCAGATGGTTGGCACATGGCTACTCATGTGGGAGCTTTTGCTATTACTTTATTTACTTACCAATATGCTCGTAAAAATCTCTATAATCCGAAATATACTTTTGGTACTGGTAAAGTCGGGGTTTTAGGAGGTTTTGCTAATGCTGTAGCTTTAGGGGTTATTGCTTTAGTAATGATCTTGGAATCAGGAATACGTCTGTTAAATCCTAATACCATTTTATTTAATGAAGCGATCGCCGTAGCAATTCTTGGTTTAATTGTTAATTTAATTAGTGCTTTATTATTACAAGATGACCACGATCATCATCACGATCAAGATCATCATAATCACCATGATCATAATCTCCAAGCGGCTTATCTTCATGTATTAGCAGATGCTTTAACCTCTGTTCTGGCGATCGTCGCCCTGTTTACTGGGAAATATCTTGATTGGGTATGGATGGATGCACTTATGGGGGTTGTGGGTGCAGGAGTTATCGCAAAATGGGCGTATGATTTGATTCAGGATACAGGATTAATTCTCCTTGATGGAACAGCAGATAAAAAAACTCGGTTAGCAATCATTGATGCGATCGAAGCTGATTCCGATAATCAAGTTGCGGATCTTCATCTTTGGTATTTGAGTCAAAATCATTTATCTGCGATGATTTCTGTTGTTACTCATTATCCTCAACCTCCTGAATACTATAAACAATTACTGCGATATATTCCTAATTTAACTCATATTTTAATAGAGGTAAATCGTTGTGATGGAGAACCTTGTTTTTCAGAAAAATTAACTTATGTTACTCATTAG
- the fusA gene encoding elongation factor G — protein sequence MAKDLSKYRNIGIFAHVDAGKTTTTERILKLTGKIHKIGEVHDGAATTDFMEQEQERGITIQSAATSCFWKDHQFNVIDTPGHVDFTIEVYRSLKVLDGGIGVFCGSGGVEPQSETNWRYANDSKVARIIYVNKLDRTGADFYRVVKQVKEILAAEPLVMVLPIGVETEFKGVVDLLTRKAWIWDDSGDPFAYTIEEVPADMKDDVEVYREQLIETAVQQNDDLMEKYLEGEEIAIDDIKRCIRKGTRDLAFFPTYCGSSFKNKGVQLVLDAVIDYLPDPTEVNPQPITDIEGNETGEFAIVDANEPLRALAFKIMDDRYGALTFTRIYSGVLSKGMTILNTATGKTDRVGRLVEMHANDRIEIDTAQAGDIVAIVGMKNVQTGHTLCDPNNPATLEPMVFPDPVISIAIKPKNKGGNEKMGLALSKMVQEDPSFYVETDQESGETIIKGMGELHLDIKVDILRRTHGVEVEVGKPQVAYRESITKVVNDSYTHKKQSGGSGQFGRIDYTVQPGEPGTGFQFESKVTGGNVPREFWPAVQKGFQASIVKGVLAGFPCVDLKVTLTDGAFHAVDSSAIAFEIAARAGYRQSIPKAGPQLLEPIMNIDVFTPEDHMGDVIGDLNRRRGMIKSQSTTPMGVRIKAEAPLSEMFGYIGDLRTMTSGRGQFSMEFSHYAPCPKNVADEVIKETKERELAAAK from the coding sequence ATGGCAAAAGATCTCAGTAAATATAGAAATATAGGCATTTTCGCTCACGTTGACGCTGGTAAAACTACCACTACAGAAAGAATCCTTAAATTAACTGGTAAGATTCACAAAATCGGTGAAGTTCATGATGGTGCAGCTACCACTGACTTCATGGAGCAAGAACAGGAAAGAGGTATTACCATTCAATCCGCCGCTACAAGCTGTTTTTGGAAAGATCATCAATTTAACGTTATTGATACTCCCGGACACGTTGACTTTACGATCGAAGTATATCGTTCTCTCAAAGTGCTTGATGGTGGTATCGGTGTATTCTGCGGTTCTGGGGGGGTTGAACCTCAATCCGAAACTAACTGGCGTTATGCTAACGATTCTAAAGTAGCTCGTATTATTTATGTTAATAAACTCGATCGAACTGGAGCAGATTTCTATCGTGTTGTTAAACAGGTTAAAGAAATTTTAGCCGCCGAACCTTTAGTAATGGTGTTACCCATTGGTGTGGAAACCGAATTTAAAGGAGTTGTGGACTTATTAACCCGTAAGGCTTGGATTTGGGATGATTCGGGTGATCCTTTTGCTTACACCATTGAAGAAGTCCCCGCCGACATGAAAGACGATGTAGAGGTATATCGTGAACAGTTAATCGAAACTGCGGTACAACAAAACGATGACTTAATGGAAAAATACCTCGAAGGTGAAGAAATTGCCATTGATGACATTAAACGTTGTATCCGTAAGGGTACTCGTGATTTGGCTTTCTTCCCCACCTATTGCGGTTCTTCCTTCAAAAACAAAGGGGTACAATTAGTTTTAGATGCGGTGATTGACTATTTACCTGATCCTACCGAAGTAAATCCTCAACCGATTACTGATATTGAAGGGAACGAAACTGGAGAATTTGCCATTGTTGATGCAAACGAACCTTTACGCGCTTTAGCTTTCAAAATTATGGACGATAGATATGGTGCTTTAACTTTCACCCGTATTTATTCAGGGGTGTTAAGTAAAGGGATGACCATTTTAAATACCGCTACAGGTAAAACCGATCGTGTTGGTCGTTTAGTGGAAATGCACGCTAACGATCGTATTGAGATTGACACAGCTCAAGCCGGGGATATTGTTGCCATCGTGGGTATGAAGAATGTGCAAACTGGTCACACTTTATGTGATCCTAACAACCCTGCAACCCTTGAACCCATGGTATTCCCTGATCCCGTTATTTCGATCGCCATCAAGCCTAAAAATAAAGGTGGTAACGAAAAAATGGGACTTGCCCTTAGTAAAATGGTACAAGAAGACCCCTCTTTCTACGTTGAAACCGATCAAGAAAGTGGTGAAACCATCATTAAAGGTATGGGTGAATTACACCTCGATATTAAAGTAGATATTCTTCGCCGTACTCACGGGGTAGAAGTCGAGGTAGGTAAACCTCAAGTAGCTTATCGTGAATCGATCACAAAAGTAGTTAATGATAGTTACACCCACAAAAAACAATCTGGTGGTTCTGGTCAATTTGGACGTATCGACTACACCGTTCAACCGGGTGAACCGGGTACGGGCTTCCAGTTTGAATCAAAAGTAACTGGTGGTAACGTACCCCGTGAATTTTGGCCTGCGGTACAAAAAGGCTTCCAAGCTAGTATCGTTAAAGGTGTCTTAGCAGGTTTCCCCTGTGTTGACTTAAAAGTCACCTTAACTGATGGTGCATTCCACGCTGTGGACTCTAGCGCGATCGCCTTTGAAATTGCCGCGCGTGCAGGTTATCGTCAATCTATTCCTAAAGCGGGTCCTCAGTTATTAGAACCGATCATGAATATTGATGTGTTCACCCCTGAAGATCACATGGGAGACGTTATCGGTGATCTTAACCGTCGTCGTGGTATGATCAAATCTCAAAGTACAACTCCTATGGGTGTCAGAATCAAAGCTGAAGCACCTCTTAGCGAAATGTTCGGTTACATTGGTGATTTAAGAACCATGACTTCAGGGCGCGGACAATTTTCTATGGAATTTTCTCATTATGCCCCTTGTCCTAAGAACGTAGCAGATGAGGTTATCAAAGAAACTAAAGAGCGTGAATTAGCCGCCGCTAAATAG
- a CDS encoding glycoside hydrolase family 24 protein — translation MKSIALSNQKISKKLKRQKNQGVSLFSQGWKISLVVLLCILVVSIFKTGKEESNNSQQPFPELAMTGGDTYIRALMRTISASESNGKYPYALIYGGKHIHSFEQHPNKCVSIEIGVNRGKCSTAAGRYQFLTSTWEEKARKYHPEAKKHRYEIVYSFEPEYQDIVVYRWLKDHHQWDVEILTLLKQDRVEEVLAKLSGVWTSLGGGIEDNSMTPYLPQLYRQFLGEELKNQKK, via the coding sequence ATGAAATCTATAGCACTTTCAAATCAAAAAATCTCCAAAAAACTAAAAAGGCAAAAAAATCAAGGTGTTTCTTTATTTTCTCAGGGATGGAAAATTAGTTTGGTAGTTTTGCTCTGTATTTTAGTAGTATCAATTTTTAAAACAGGGAAAGAAGAAAGTAATAATTCACAGCAACCTTTTCCTGAGTTAGCGATGACAGGGGGAGATACTTATATTCGTGCGTTAATGAGGACAATTTCTGCTAGTGAATCCAATGGCAAATATCCTTATGCTCTTATTTATGGTGGTAAACATATTCATAGTTTTGAGCAACATCCTAATAAGTGTGTTTCGATCGAAATCGGAGTTAATCGAGGAAAGTGTAGTACTGCCGCCGGGCGTTATCAATTTCTGACATCAACTTGGGAAGAAAAGGCAAGAAAGTATCATCCTGAAGCAAAAAAACATCGTTACGAAATAGTTTATAGTTTTGAGCCAGAATATCAAGATATTGTCGTCTATCGTTGGCTTAAAGATCATCATCAATGGGATGTGGAGATATTAACGTTACTGAAACAAGATCGAGTAGAAGAAGTATTGGCGAAATTATCGGGAGTTTGGACAAGTTTAGGGGGCGGAATAGAAGATAATTCTATGACACCTTATTTACCGCAACTTTATCGACAATTTTTAGGCGAAGAATTGAAAAACCAGAAAAAATAA
- the rppB gene encoding two-component system sensor histidine kinase RppB — translation MNTRQLFRSSRIHLAFWYGSVMAFILSILAMGIYRSLVQSKWLAIQQEMESIAGTLHDSLEPMLPTSGNPTQVLKAIFPELCLVNQPCNNNPSLIQRHTIGISDRSTYYLRLFDHHRNLLAFSPHQPSQLSSRLDSSFWQIVNLPNGDRYLQFSIMLHSGNSHNQPHHSHDYSSWGYLQIGRNLQIFDNEVKQIQLILVIGFPIALTLVAISSWGLSGLAMQPIYQSYQQQQQFTANVAHELRSPLASLLATVEAINRLENYQENTQSLLNTVERQGRRLSNLISDLLLLTSLEQNSFQKSFLPCCLNDLVNDLTEEFLELAVSKNIDLTSDVCDEEIYTLGNESELYRLVANLIANAIQYTPSGGKVNVSLNTEHKKVMIKVQDTGIGIPPEQQKRIFERFYRVECDRARKTGGTGLGLAIAKAIAQKHQAYLTVESIVGSGSVFTLEMLNQRL, via the coding sequence ATGAATACTCGTCAGTTATTTCGTTCCAGTCGTATTCATTTAGCCTTTTGGTATGGTTCGGTAATGGCTTTTATCCTTAGTATATTGGCTATGGGAATTTATCGCTCCCTTGTTCAGTCTAAATGGTTGGCAATTCAACAAGAAATGGAGTCGATCGCTGGTACGCTTCATGATAGTTTAGAACCGATGTTACCAACTTCGGGTAATCCGACTCAAGTTTTAAAGGCGATTTTTCCTGAACTTTGTCTGGTAAACCAACCCTGTAATAATAATCCTTCTTTAATTCAACGTCATACTATTGGAATTAGCGATCGATCTACTTATTATCTCCGTTTATTTGATCATCATAGAAATTTATTAGCTTTTTCCCCTCATCAACCCTCCCAACTGTCTTCTCGTCTTGATTCTTCTTTTTGGCAAATAGTCAATCTTCCCAACGGCGATCGTTATCTGCAATTTTCGATTATGTTGCATAGCGGAAATAGTCATAATCAACCCCATCATTCTCATGATTATTCATCGTGGGGTTATTTGCAAATTGGTAGAAATTTACAGATTTTTGATAATGAAGTTAAACAAATACAATTGATTCTCGTGATCGGATTTCCCATCGCCTTAACCCTAGTGGCAATTTCAAGTTGGGGGCTTTCAGGATTGGCTATGCAACCCATTTATCAATCTTATCAGCAACAACAACAGTTTACCGCTAATGTCGCCCATGAACTGCGATCGCCCCTTGCCAGTCTTTTAGCTACCGTAGAAGCCATTAATCGCCTTGAAAATTATCAAGAAAATACTCAATCCTTACTCAATACCGTTGAAAGACAAGGAAGAAGATTAAGTAACTTAATTAGCGATTTATTATTATTAACCAGTCTTGAGCAAAATTCTTTTCAAAAATCATTTCTACCCTGTTGTTTGAATGATTTAGTGAACGATTTAACGGAAGAATTTTTGGAATTAGCGGTTAGTAAAAATATCGACTTAACCAGCGATGTTTGTGATGAAGAAATTTATACTTTAGGTAATGAATCTGAACTTTATCGCCTAGTGGCTAACTTAATCGCTAATGCTATTCAATATACTCCTAGTGGGGGAAAAGTCAATGTTAGCTTAAATACTGAACACAAAAAAGTGATGATTAAAGTTCAAGATACAGGGATTGGTATTCCCCCAGAGCAACAAAAGCGTATTTTTGAACGTTTTTACCGTGTGGAGTGCGATCGAGCTCGTAAAACAGGAGGTACAGGATTAGGGTTGGCGATCGCCAAAGCAATTGCCCAAAAACATCAAGCATATTTGACCGTTGAAAGTATAGTAGGTTCTGGAAGTGTGTTTACTTTAGAGATGTTAAATCAAAGATTATAA